The Periplaneta americana isolate PAMFEO1 chromosome 2, P.americana_PAMFEO1_priV1, whole genome shotgun sequence genome has a window encoding:
- the LOC138691766 gene encoding serine-rich adhesin for platelets-like, with protein sequence METVHVLAACLLVTPFLLQSSQGRDIEIDGETSLPPNGLLLQRLARSPEVEVSEAVVLPTSSSGTLNLGYSTGNCADCTDAALQKFFPSSFSASQSSSFSGSQSSSFSKSESSSLSSLNQPSSFNTKHSSSLSGSQASSFSKSQSSKVSGGNAFGFNKSQSASSSGSQSSNFIKSESSSLDGSLLTGDTAIQTPTVRVSESSSLSGSQSGGNAFGFNKSQSTSSSGSQSSNFIKSESSSLDESLLTGDTGIQTPTVRVSESSSLSGSQSSSVSGNNSSTYTLNQEPKHGSSEGDQDQPVKYSESQSFSYSGSNSSNYNESNSVNYIGDQQISYNAVHSPNQLSSNSDSQTSSDSQLSNQNGSQDGTSIVIQQPAYIVDQRPVYKEIQPSEHRLDQSLSYSGSNASDYSGSQTSNYANDQKLTYNQDHLPHYSVKNSYSMDQVNADGKSSKANNVAGYNEYQRPTYTFYYVRKAPIYSESPSSSYGGTQSSIYSGSQLLGQQPSYNGNYEKNSYSQSGSQTPNESGIQSSKPNLRQQLSYNGNYDGNSYSQSESQTSSDSADQSSDLNLYQQVSSGGNFERNSNRQSGIQTSSDNGNYSSHLHQQPISNVNLDKNSYSQNGKQTSSDSINQSLNSNLHQQPSYNGNIDINSTSQSGSQTFDDSGSQSSNFNFQQPSYTENLHGNSNRQSEGQTSSDNGNYSSNSYLHQQPISNVNLDKNSYSQNGKQTSSDRVNQSLNSNLHQQSSYNGNIDINSPSQSESQTFSDSGSQSSNYNIQRPSYTENVHGNSNHQSEGQTFSDNGNYSSNSYLHQQPISNINLDRNSYSQNRKQTSSDRVNQSLNSNLHQQSSYNGNIDINSTSQTGSQSGSQSSNFNFQQPSYTGNVHGNSYSQSGSESSDLNTHQYRNDNRKHGSNSYSQSGSQSSNNNSNENQSHYNTKELPVYTQPQQSTNDDQSNIYSGNYPSRGSGIQTFDNARDGSLSNSGSQSWSRSGSQSWSSSSSHSLSGSRSQSSSSSGSQSSSGFYPQYPRNIQYNPCYRQSYPNGGSYSYSSSQSSSNSGNFGYYYPYFPFSRPSNGQSPSGGQFSGSSSHSSSGNSPLYPGHNGNVPGYSSSSSQSSSQSGSSSGGSSFSSSSSSSGGGGEVPQVTTTTEFSIPDGQCGGYGGC encoded by the exons ATGGAGACGGTCCACGTACTGGCTGCGTGCCTGCTAGTTACGCCCTTCCTCCTGCAGTCATCTCAAG GACGGGATATCGAGATAGATGGTGAAACATCTCTGCCCCCAAATGGACTGTTACTCCAACGTCTGGCGCGCAGTCCAGAAGTTGAAGTCTCTGAAGCTGTTGTACTTCCTACAAGTTCGTCTGGCACTCTGAACCTCGGCTACTCGACGGGGAACTGCGCAGACTGCACTGACGCTGCTCTCCAAAAATTTTTTCCATCCAGCTTCAGCGCAAGTCAGTCTTCTAGCTTCAGTGGCAGTCAATCATCAAGCTTCAGTAAAAGCGAATCTTCCAGTTTGAGCAGTCTGAATCAACCTTCAAGCTTCAATACTAAACACTCTTCCAGTTTAAGTGGAAGCCAAGCTTCCAGTTTTAGCAAGAGTCAGTCCTCTAAAGTTAGTGGTGGTAATGCTTTTGGTTTCAACAAAAGTCAATCTGCTAGTTCAAGTGGAAGTCAGTCTTCAAATTTCATCAAAAGTGAATCTTCCAGTTTGGATGGAAGTCTATTAACTGGCGACACTGCAATCCAAACACCAACAGTCAGAGTAAGTGAGTCTTCAAGTCTTAGCGGGAGTCAATCTGGTGGTAATGCTTTTGGTTTCAACAAAAGTCAGTCAACTAGTTCAAGTGGTAGTCAGTCTTCAAATTTCATCAAAAGTGAATCTTCCAGTTTGGATGAAAGTCTATTAACTGGCGACACTGGAATCCAAACACCCACAGTCAGAGTAAGTGAGTCTTCAAGTCTTAGCGGGAGTCAATCGTCGAGTGTCAGTGGTAACAATTCTTCTACTTACACTTTAAATCAAGAACCGAAACACGGTTCAAGCGAGGGAGATCAAGATCAACCTGTCAAATACAGCGAAAGTCAGTCTTTCAGTTACAGCGGAAGTAATTCTTCAAACTACAATGAAAGTAATTCCGTAAATTATATTGGTGATCAACAGATAAGCTACAATGCAGTCCACTCCCCAAATCAGTTATCGAGCAATTCCGACAGCCAGACGTCCAGTGACAGTCAACTTTCCAATCAAAATGGAAGTCAAGACGGTACATCCATTGTAATTCAACAGCCTGCATACATTGTGGATCAAAGACCTGTTTACAAAGAAATTCAACCGTCAGAGCATAGACTTGATCAATCCTTGAGTTACAGTGGAAGTAATGCCTCCGATTATAGTGGTAGTCAAACTTCAAATTATGCAAATGACCAAAAATTGACATATAATCAAGACCACTTACCTCATTATAGTGTCAAGAATTCTTACAGTATGGACCAAGTAAACGCCGATGGAAAGTCATCCAAAGCAAATAATGTTGCCGGCTATAATGAATATCAGCGACCCACTTACACATTTTACTACGTCAGAAAAGCGCCTATATACAGCGAAAGTCCGTCTTCCAGTTATGGCGGGACTCAGTCTTCTATTTACAGTGGAAGCCAATTGCTAGGTCAACAACCCAGCTACaatggaaattatgaaaaaaattcttACAGTCAAAGCGGAAGCCAAACTCCCAACGAGAGTGGAATCCAGTCGTCAAAACCCAATTTACGTCAACAACTAAGTTATAATGGGAATTATGATGGCAATTCCTACAGCCAAAGTGAAAGCCAAACGTCTAGTGATAGTGCAGATCAATCATCCGATTTAAATTTGTATCAACAAGTCAGTTCCGGTggtaattttgaaagaaattccAACCGCCAAAGCGGAATTCAAACTTCCAGTGACAATGGAAACTATTCATCTCATTTACATCAACAGCCAATTTCAAACGTAAATCTTGACAAAAATTCCTATAGCCAAAATGGAAAACAAACGTCTAGTGATAGTATAAACCAATCACTCAATTCTAATTTACATCAGCAACCTAGTTACAACGGAAACATCGACATAAATTCCACCAGCCAAAGCGGAAGCCAAACTTTCGATGATAGTGGAAGTCAATCGTCTAATTTCAATTTCCAACAACCCAGTTACACCGAAAATCTTCATGGAAATTCCAACCGCCAAAGCGAAGGTCAAACTTCCAGTGACAATGGAAACTATTCATCGAATTCTTATCTACATCAACAGCCAATTTCAAACGTAAATCTCGACAAAAATTCGTACAGCCAAAATGGAAAACAAACGTCTAGTGATAGAGTAAACCAATCACTCAATTCAAATTTACATCAGCAATCTAGTTACAACGGAAACATCGACATAAATTCCCCCAGCCAAAGTGAAAGCCAAACTTTCAGTGACAGTGGAAGTCAATCGTCTAATTACAATATCCAACGACCCAGTTACACCGAAAATGTTCATGGAAATTCCAACCACCAAAGCGAAGGTCAAACTTTTAGTGACAATGGAAACTATTCATCGAATTCTTATCTACATCAACAGCCAATTTCAAACATAAATCtcgacagaaattcatacagccAAAATAGGAAACAAACATCTAGTGACAGAGTAAACCAATCACTCAATTCAAATTTACATCAGCAATCTAGTTACAACGGAAACATCGACATAAATTCCACCAGCCAAACTGGAAGCCAAAGTGGTAGTCAATCGTCTAATTTCAATTTCCAACAACCCAGTTACACCGGAAATGTTCATGGAAATTCCTACAGCCAAAGTGGAAGCGAATCCTCAGATTTGAATACCCATCAATACCGAAATGATAACAGAAAACATGGCAGCAATTCTTACAGTCAAAGCGGAAGTCAGTCATCAAACAACAACAGCAACGAAAATCAGTCACATTATAATACAAAAGAATTGCCAGTTTACACACAACCCCAACAATCAACCAACGACGATCAAAGTAATATTTACAGTGGCAACTATCCTTCCAGAGGCAGCGGAATACAAACATTTGACAACGCCAGAGATGGATCCCTTTCAAACAGCGGAAGCCAATCTTGGAGCCGTAGTGGAAGTCAATCTTGGAGCAGTAGCTCAAGTCATTCACTGAGCGGGAGTCGAAGTCAATCTTCTAGCAGCAGTGGTAGTCAGTCCAGTTCTGGATTTTACCCACAATATCCTAGAAACATACAGTACAATCCGTGTTACAGACAATCATATCCAAATGGAGGCAGCTACAGTTACAGTTCTAGCCAAAGTTCAAGCAACAGTGGCAATTTCGGATATTATTACCCTTATTTTCCATTTTCAAGGCCCAGTAATGGTCAATCACCCTCCGGTGGACAGTTTTCTGGAAGTTCCAGTCATAGTTCGAGTGGGAACTCTCCCCTATACCCAGGACATAACGGAAATGTTCCAGGGTATTCAAGCAGCTCTTCTCAGAGTTCATCGCAAAGTGGGTCGTCCTCTGGAGGCTCCAGCTTCAGTtccagcagcagtagcagtggtgggGGAGGTGAAGTTCCCCAAGTGACAACCACAACTGAATTCTCAATACCGGATGGACAATGTGGGGGATATGGGGGCTGCTAG